Proteins encoded by one window of Maridesulfovibrio bastinii DSM 16055:
- the fliR gene encoding flagellar biosynthetic protein FliR: MTLFNFNPSDLLSFYLTLFRVSIVMFLLPVFGSSSIPNMVKAALTLVITLAVWPQLSFDGSLMPASPYQIALMILGELILGLVFNIVITVVFAAIQTGGNFIGVQMGFSMVNVLDPVTGTNEAVTAHFLYMCALLIFLSLNGHLYMISGIAKTFEYIPPGELLISPTLYTQVMNITETLFVLAIQVAAPIIASIFVIDLALALIGKMAPQMNVLMLGFPIKILVGLIFLGMVFTVLGMHVSGFVAGIPEYMLNVIKSGSPSIHSGTIPGS; this comes from the coding sequence ATGACGCTTTTCAATTTTAATCCATCTGATCTGCTCAGCTTCTATCTCACTCTGTTCAGGGTGAGTATAGTTATGTTTCTGCTGCCGGTATTCGGAAGCTCTTCCATACCCAATATGGTAAAGGCTGCACTAACACTGGTAATAACCCTTGCGGTCTGGCCTCAATTATCTTTTGACGGTTCACTAATGCCAGCTTCTCCATACCAGATAGCTTTGATGATACTTGGGGAGCTGATTCTCGGCCTTGTTTTCAATATCGTAATAACTGTAGTTTTTGCCGCAATTCAAACCGGTGGTAACTTTATAGGAGTCCAGATGGGCTTCTCCATGGTAAATGTTCTAGATCCGGTAACCGGAACGAATGAAGCAGTTACCGCCCATTTTTTATATATGTGCGCCCTTTTGATATTTCTCTCTCTTAACGGACACCTATACATGATATCCGGCATTGCTAAAACTTTTGAGTATATTCCGCCCGGTGAGCTTCTTATAAGCCCAACACTTTATACACAGGTAATGAATATAACTGAGACTCTGTTTGTTCTGGCAATTCAGGTGGCAGCACCTATTATTGCTTCTATTTTTGTCATAGACCTGGCACTTGCTTTGATCGGTAAAATGGCTCCGCAAATGAACGTGCTTATGCTCGGATTCCCGATAAAAATTCTTGTAGGACTTATTTTTCTCGGTATGGTCTTCACGGTACTTGGTATGCATGTTTCCGGTTTTGTTGCAGGAATTCCCGAGTATATGCTTAACGTGATAAAATCCGGCAGCCCTTCTATTCATTCAGGGACAATTCCCGGAAGCTAG